A single region of the Nostoc sp. MS1 genome encodes:
- a CDS encoding CPBP family intramembrane glutamic endopeptidase: MFTGISNKKAILALSLLVPVPSLGVATGLYLPGILGSSVALFSKIWILLLPLVWLIFVELEDFPPKIQQAKGRDLLVGFGLGLLMLGIILMTYQWLGSQWIDVEYVRERAREIGLNNFVIYLIGSGYWVFINSLLEEFVWRWFVYRQCEILVSSPFAVVLSALFFTIHHIVGLAAYFDWRATTLCSLGVFIAGVIWSWCYLTYRSIWPGYISHIFADIAIFIVGWQLIFT, encoded by the coding sequence ATGTTTACAGGCATCTCAAATAAAAAAGCAATATTAGCCTTGTCACTGCTAGTGCCAGTTCCTAGCCTTGGCGTAGCGACTGGATTATATCTTCCCGGAATTTTAGGTTCTTCAGTAGCTTTGTTCTCTAAAATTTGGATATTACTATTACCGCTTGTCTGGTTAATATTTGTAGAATTAGAGGATTTTCCTCCAAAAATTCAACAGGCTAAAGGGCGTGATTTATTAGTTGGGTTTGGATTAGGATTATTAATGTTAGGTATCATTTTAATGACTTATCAGTGGCTAGGTTCACAATGGATAGATGTTGAATATGTTCGTGAACGTGCAAGAGAAATTGGATTGAATAATTTTGTAATTTATTTGATAGGTTCAGGGTATTGGGTATTTATTAATTCCTTACTTGAAGAATTTGTTTGGCGTTGGTTTGTCTATCGCCAATGTGAAATACTAGTGTCTAGTCCATTTGCTGTAGTTTTATCAGCATTGTTTTTCACAATTCATCATATTGTTGGTTTAGCAGCATACTTTGACTGGCGTGCGACAACATTATGTTCATTGGGTGTGTTCATTGCCGGGGTGATATGGTCATGGTGCTACTTAACTTATCGCTCAATCTGGCCTGGATACATCAGCCATATTTTTGCAGATATCGCAATTTTTATCGTTGGCTGGCAACTTATATTTACGTAA
- a CDS encoding IS5 family transposase, whose amino-acid sequence MYRRAQKQEKAAENFELPFGGKLASDNRWVIMANMIPWSKFEAEYAEIFSARMGAPAKTFRMALGALIIKEKLGISDRETVEQIRENPYLQYFIGMSAYSNESAFDPSMLVHFRERIDIELVNKINQEIVRKMLENKQEVEVRAKKPEVEDSKSKPANRGKLILDASCAPADISYPTDLGLLNQARKQTETIIDTLYKSLLVRNINKPRTYRNKARKDYLAVAKKRKPTVKERRKAIRKQLQYINRNLTHIQQLINLGASLLKLSNSQYKMLLVVAEVYRQQLWLYENQKISIQDRIVSLNQPHIRPIIRGKAGRTVEFGAKFSASYYDGYVFLDHISWDNFNESGDLKSQVEAYKNYTGYYPESVHVDKIYRTRENRAWCQERGIRISGPPLGRPPQNVSPEKKKQAAYDERIRNCIEGKFGQGKRRFSLGRVMAKLPHTSFTAIAITFLVMNLSTLLLRLFCVFFCLFFKTESFFTSSIIETDISFNLKQQKLIFFLD is encoded by the coding sequence ATGTATCGAAGAGCGCAAAAGCAAGAAAAAGCAGCAGAAAACTTTGAACTACCCTTTGGGGGAAAACTAGCGTCAGATAACCGATGGGTAATCATGGCGAACATGATACCTTGGTCAAAATTTGAAGCAGAGTACGCAGAAATATTTTCAGCAAGAATGGGAGCGCCAGCCAAAACATTTAGAATGGCGTTGGGAGCATTAATAATTAAAGAAAAATTAGGAATAAGTGACAGAGAGACAGTAGAACAAATTCGGGAGAACCCGTATCTGCAATACTTTATAGGAATGTCAGCATATAGTAATGAATCTGCATTTGACCCGTCAATGCTAGTTCATTTTAGAGAAAGGATAGATATAGAATTAGTCAATAAAATCAATCAAGAAATAGTCAGGAAGATGTTAGAAAATAAACAGGAGGTAGAAGTAAGAGCAAAAAAGCCAGAGGTCGAGGATTCAAAAAGTAAGCCAGCCAATAGAGGAAAATTAATATTAGATGCTAGTTGTGCGCCAGCAGACATAAGTTATCCGACAGATTTAGGATTATTAAATCAAGCCAGAAAGCAAACAGAAACAATCATAGATACATTATATAAGTCCTTATTAGTAAGAAATATCAACAAACCAAGAACCTACAGAAACAAAGCAAGAAAGGATTATTTAGCAGTAGCCAAGAAAAGAAAACCAACAGTTAAAGAAAGAAGGAAAGCTATCAGAAAGCAACTGCAATATATCAACAGAAATTTAACTCATATTCAGCAGCTAATAAATTTAGGTGCGTCACTATTAAAACTGAGCAACAGTCAATATAAGATGTTGCTAGTAGTAGCAGAAGTTTATCGTCAACAGTTATGGTTATATGAAAATCAAAAAATTAGTATACAAGACCGCATTGTCAGTTTAAACCAACCACACATTCGTCCGATTATCCGAGGTAAAGCCGGGAGAACAGTAGAGTTTGGGGCTAAGTTTTCAGCTAGTTACTATGATGGCTATGTATTTTTAGACCATATTAGTTGGGACAACTTTAACGAATCAGGAGACTTAAAATCACAAGTAGAAGCATACAAAAACTACACCGGATATTATCCTGAATCAGTTCATGTTGATAAGATTTATCGGACGAGGGAGAATCGAGCTTGGTGTCAAGAAAGGGGAATTAGAATTAGTGGCCCACCACTAGGTAGACCCCCCCAAAATGTCAGCCCTGAAAAGAAGAAACAAGCCGCTTATGACGAAAGGATTCGTAATTGTATTGAGGGCAAGTTTGGACAAGGTAAACGAAGATTTAGCCTTGGTAGAGTTATGGCTAAACTTCCTCATACTTCTTTCACCGCTATTGCCATAACTTTTTTAGTTATGAATCTTTCTACTCTGCTATTACGGCTTTTTTGTGTATTTTTTTGCCTATTTTTCAAAACTGAGTCTTTTTTTACTTCTTCTATTATCGAAACTGATATTTCATTCAACCTTAAACAACAAAAACTTATCTTTTTTCTGGACTGA